TATACGTCTCGTCGGCTCGATCAAGCGCGCTCTTGACGAGGTCCTCCCTGTCTCGCCAGCGAGCGTGTCTCGGTTCCTTCGTCGTCATCACCTTATTGGGGCTTTCGACGTTCTCGGAGAGCAGTGTCGACTCGCCAAGATCGGCGAACTTGACGATTTCGTTGATGGTGGAGCGAGTGTCGGTGAGAAGATCTTCGAACCGGACTCGAAGGACGTCCTCGAACGCGTCGCGGCCATCGAGGATATGGCGGTGGGCTTGGGCCCACTGCATCAAGCAGACGTCGATGAGTTTCCCCTCGCGAACCCAGCCCGGCGGGAGATCGTAGCACCACAGCGAGCCGTCGTATCCTTCGAGATCCAAATCACCCACGTTGTACGTCTGGAACCCCCTGTTCAACCGCCATCCGTCATAGAGACCGTTGATCGACGCTGCCGGGTTTCGCGTGAGGTGAACGACTTTAACATCGGTCTCGGGAAACAGCTGCTCGCGAATCCACGGGAGCCGGTATGCGTCGCCACTCGCTTTCAGTACGAGCGTCCGCTCGAAGTCGTCCGCTGTGAGACCGCGTTTGTGACGGTGCGAGGAGACGAACGGTCGGTCCTCGATCGTTTCGGTCTCGAACGGACGATTGGCGTCTCGCTCTGCGTATTCATCATACTGCAACGGCGAGATTCCGAGCTCCTCGAGTATCTCATTTAGCGACACTCCCTCAAGCAGCTGTTCGCGTATCTGTTCGTACGGGAGCTCTCGATCGGGAAACTGCAACGGAAGCCGGACGAGCGTGTTATCCACACGATGTGTTCGGTCGCCGGATCGGTCGGTTGCACCAACCTCGGCGAGGAGATTAGTCAGGAGCGTCTCCCTATCGAACGACTCGAAGTCGGCCGGAACGACGTCGGACTCAAGCGTCGGGTAACAGATCCCGCTCAGAGTGACCCATCGGTCGTGTTCGCCATCGAGACTACACGTACCTTCATGGTGTCGGAGAATATCGAAAAGGAGACTACTGCCCCCCCTTGGAGCCGTCACGACGAGCAGTACGCTATCAAAGTCGTCAACTTGATATTCTGACAGAATCGACTGTTTCTCCTCCGTGATGAATTCGTTTTTTACACGTTCGTAGTTCCGCTTGGCCTGATCTCGGAGATCGTCTGGCTGTTCTTCAAGACTCACTGGCCGGCACCTCCCGACGTTTCCACCGAATCAATCCATAGTCGGAACCGACGGTTCTGTTTCATTGATCGTAGTCGAGCGGTCATACTTTGGTTATTCTTCAGCCCTGGCCTCTTCCGCGGCTTGAAGACCGTGGAATCCGGATACCGCATTTCGGGTATTGTAGCCTTCGACGTTCCAACCCGCACTCGGGGGGAGCCGGTAACACGTCGGGGGAGCTTGCGTTTCCTCCCTCGTAGGGCTGTGGCCTGCCCAACGAGACGCCGTCGGAACCCGTGGCATCGTCGTGTGACGAACAGACCACATTTGTTGCCACCTCCTGTCTGTTTGGGGGCGACGCTCACCGATTCCATAGCAGTCTATGGTACAGCGAGGCACACTAAAATGATTCTGGTGGGTAGCTCGAAATCTCGGTCGGGGTCGTTGAGGAGATCAAAGCTAGCGGTAGGAACAATCGGTCGCGCGTCGGGTCAGCGTTGCCCTCGTTACCGTCTACAATGTCGTTGATGGAATACTACCGAAGAACCACGTAGGCTAATGGTAGTAGAACTCCAATACAGAAGCGGTAATTAATGAACTATGGAAGGATCGATCTACGCGGATTTGCACGTCCACACAACGAACTCTGACGGTGAACTCGCTCTCGATGAGATTCCAGCTGCAGCGGCTAAAGCAGGCATCACCGCTGTCGCCATCACCGACCACGATAGAATCCAACCCGAGCTGGACGCGCCGCTTGTGCGAGTCGATGGCATCGACATTATCCACGGCATCGAACTTCGCGTCGAGGTTGAATCGCTCTCCGAGCGAATCGACTTACTCGGGTACGGTGTGACGGAATTACCCGCGCTCTGTGCCGAACTCGACCGCCTTCAGGCGAACCGTAAGACCCGCGGCGCACGCATCGTCGAACTAGTTGAGCGTGAACTGGATATCGCGCTCGATATAGAAGTCCACGAAGGCACCGGTCGACCACACATCGCCCGCGCGATCGATGCTCACTCTGAGACAGACCTTTCATACCAGGACACGTTTGACGAACTTATCGGTGATAGCGGCCCTTGTCACGTACCACGCGAAGTTCCCTCGTTCGAGAGAGGGGTTTCACTCCTTTCCGAAGCGTGCAACGTAGTCAGCCTCGCACACCCTTACCGTTACAGCGACCCCGATGCAGTGCTTGGTCTGGCTACTCGACTCGACGCGGTGGAATCTCGCTACCCGTATTCGGCCTCCAATACCGCCTGCCACTCCGATTGCGACATACGAACGGTCGAACGGCACAACCTCCTCATTACCGGTGGAAGCGACGCTCACCAAAAGGACCTTGGGCAGACAGGGCTGACCAAGTCGGAGTACGAGCGGTTACTCGATGTAGGCGGATTTGGAGCATAAAATATCATCCTGGATGGAGTACGTCTCACTATCGGTCCACCCATTAAGCATTGTTTCGATTTCCTCCGTCTTGACCTCTCCCGCGCCTGAAGACGCCGGAATCCCACCACGGAATTTCAGGCCGAGTGTTCACCCGAACCTACGGTTTCAAGACGCATACGTTCCACGCGTCACCTGCTGAGTGTCGGCATCAGCTTGGCTGTCTTGTGGCGCGGTCAAACGCGCCTCATCCTCAGCTAAGTCATCGTCGTTCTCGTATTTTCTGGAACGACTCTCTCCGCTGAAATAGCGGTCAGCAATATTCACCGCGCCGTTCACTCGAGACTACAGCTAAGATTTGGCTAAAAGACTTATCCGCATTGCGGGCAGATTTCCTTCGATGTCAGATGTTGTAATCGTCGGCGGAGGCCCCGCCGGTCTCAGTACTGCACTGTTTACCGCGAAGGATGGGCTTGAAACCGCCGTCTTCGACACTGACGAAACGTGGATGCACAAGGCTAAGCTATATAACTACCTTGCTATTGAAGAAATTGGGGGGACAGAGTTCATAGACAGGTCCCGCGACCAAGTCAAACGCTTCGATGCTGATCTTCGCATTGGGGAGGAGGTAACCGACGTTGAGCAAGATGAAGACGGTTTCACCATAAGAACCGACGACGGTGAGTACGACGCCACATACGTCGTTTTCGCGACCGGTACAGCCACTGAACTTCCGGAACAGCTTGGTTGTGAGATCACCGAGGAGGGTCTCGTCGACGTCGACTTGAACATGCGGACTAGCATCGAGAACGCTTTCGCAGTCGGATCAATGATCCGCGACCAAAAGTGGGAAGCAATCATCTCCGCTGGAGATGGTGGCGCAGCTGCCCTCCAGATCCTAAGTAACGAGGCAGGTGAACCTGTCCACGACTTCGATACACCTGACGAGGAGTGACTCTACTCTAGAATCTCACTCGGACTTGAGACAATACTCGCTTTCAGAGCAGGATAATCAAGAATCCCACTCTGGCTATTAGCCCTGGGAATTGGTGAAATAGCTGTCACAGTTTTGTACGAAGAGGTGGCTACTAACCCAAATAATTGCAACATCGTTGACTCGTCCAGCAAGTCCAAGAATACGTTCGGATAGGAAACGGTACTCTGTGACGCACAGTTCGACACGCAATCGGTGTATCAGACACTGTCGAATCTCGGCGTGAGCTACCTGATTCCAAAGCGGTCATTCAGCGCTGAGCAAAACGTAATCGAGAAGATAGGGAATGCTAGTCAGAACGTCGCGATTGAACGTCTGTCGGTCCGTGTTGAGCAAGGGTCGCACGCAATACGGTTGCTGTACGGGGTATCAACGAAGGAAATGGAACGGCAGTGTTCGCGACGAACGGTTCATTGCCCCTGAGTCGTTCTATTGGCGTATATTCGCCGCTGGAATGTCCACGAGAGGACAATCGGAGAGGGGAAGCAGATTTCCCCGGTAGTATTGAGAGTATTTCATAGCCCGAGAACTACTCGAAAACCGCCGATAAAAATTGTCTCTGGCCATCTTCTGAAGGGATAGGAAGCTACGAGAACACTCAGTCCAATGTCTGATCGTGTTCCTGTGTTGGATGGTGATTGCCAGTAGAGGAGAAACGGCCTTCTCCAAAGCCCTATATCCAATTCTTCCGTCTCTCTATACGGATTAACATGGTTGACCAAGAGCTCCACCGAGGATTAGAAGGCATCGCCGTCGCGGAAACACGGCTCAGTGCTATCGACGGCGAGGCTGGTGAACTCACTATCGGGGGATACCCTGTTGATGAACTTGCCAAGAACGCGATCTACGAGGAAAGCGTTTTCCTGTTGTTCAACGACCGACTCCCAACTAAATCGGAACTCGAATCGTTCTGCGCGGAACTCGCTGGCTATCGGAAAATCTCCAAGGAAGTCGAACAGGTGCTTCGACAGGCGGCGCGAGAAAACGCGGACGCGATGGACGCTCTGCGAATGGGTGTGGCCGCAGCCAATCTTGGCTTCGACTCGACGGAATCGCCGGACCACGCCAAGCGACTGGTGAGTGTGATCCCAACCATCGTCACGACGTATTCGCGATATCGCTCAGGTGAAGAGCCGGTACAACCACGTGACGACCTCGGCCACGCTGCAAACTACCTCTATATGCTGTCCGGCGAAGAGCCTGACCCCGCAGCTGTGAGAGGGCTCGAAACCTACCTTAATACGGTCGTTGACCACGGGCTGAATGCATCCACCTTCGTCGCTCGGTCTATCGCGTCGTCCGATTCAGACCTCGTTTCAGCGGTAACGGGTGCAGTAGGGTCACTAAAGGGACCGCTTCACGGTGGAGCGCCTGGACCGGTTTTGGAGATGCTCCTCACAGTACACGAATCTGGCGACCCGGAGGGTTATGTGCAGGAGAAACTCGACTCCGGTGAGCGACTTATGGGCTTTGGACACCGAGTCTATCGTACGCGCGATCCCCGTGCAGAGGTCCTCTCCCGCGCCGCTGAACGGTTCTATTCCGGATCGGGTGACGAAGCGTTCTTCGAATTTGTCGAAGAATTCGAAGAGACTGCGGTCAGCCGACTGTCCGACCACAAGCCTGACCGAAAACTCGAAACAAACGTTGAGTTCTACACGGCTGTGCTTCTGTATGGAGTTGCCATCCCACAGGAGTTGTTTACGAC
The sequence above is drawn from the Haloprofundus salinisoli genome and encodes:
- a CDS encoding sulfotransferase domain-containing protein; this translates as MSLEEQPDDLRDQAKRNYERVKNEFITEEKQSILSEYQVDDFDSVLLVVTAPRGGSSLLFDILRHHEGTCSLDGEHDRWVTLSGICYPTLESDVVPADFESFDRETLLTNLLAEVGATDRSGDRTHRVDNTLVRLPLQFPDRELPYEQIREQLLEGVSLNEILEELGISPLQYDEYAERDANRPFETETIEDRPFVSSHRHKRGLTADDFERTLVLKASGDAYRLPWIREQLFPETDVKVVHLTRNPAASINGLYDGWRLNRGFQTYNVGDLDLEGYDGSLWCYDLPPGWVREGKLIDVCLMQWAQAHRHILDGRDAFEDVLRVRFEDLLTDTRSTINEIVKFADLGESTLLSENVESPNKVMTTKEPRHARWRDREDLVKSALDRADETYTEVVEELEYTEDSEWI
- a CDS encoding PHP domain-containing protein codes for the protein MEGSIYADLHVHTTNSDGELALDEIPAAAAKAGITAVAITDHDRIQPELDAPLVRVDGIDIIHGIELRVEVESLSERIDLLGYGVTELPALCAELDRLQANRKTRGARIVELVERELDIALDIEVHEGTGRPHIARAIDAHSETDLSYQDTFDELIGDSGPCHVPREVPSFERGVSLLSEACNVVSLAHPYRYSDPDAVLGLATRLDAVESRYPYSASNTACHSDCDIRTVERHNLLITGGSDAHQKDLGQTGLTKSEYERLLDVGGFGA
- a CDS encoding NAD(P)/FAD-dependent oxidoreductase translates to MSDVVIVGGGPAGLSTALFTAKDGLETAVFDTDETWMHKAKLYNYLAIEEIGGTEFIDRSRDQVKRFDADLRIGEEVTDVEQDEDGFTIRTDDGEYDATYVVFATGTATELPEQLGCEITEEGLVDVDLNMRTSIENAFAVGSMIRDQKWEAIISAGDGGAAALQILSNEAGEPVHDFDTPDEE
- a CDS encoding citrate synthase, yielding MVDQELHRGLEGIAVAETRLSAIDGEAGELTIGGYPVDELAKNAIYEESVFLLFNDRLPTKSELESFCAELAGYRKISKEVEQVLRQAARENADAMDALRMGVAAANLGFDSTESPDHAKRLVSVIPTIVTTYSRYRSGEEPVQPRDDLGHAANYLYMLSGEEPDPAAVRGLETYLNTVVDHGLNASTFVARSIASSDSDLVSAVTGAVGSLKGPLHGGAPGPVLEMLLTVHESGDPEGYVQEKLDSGERLMGFGHRVYRTRDPRAEVLSRAAERFYSGSGDEAFFEFVEEFEETAVSRLSDHKPDRKLETNVEFYTAVLLYGVAIPQELFTTTFAVSRVGGWTAHCLEQAADNKIIRPVSIYVGDHDRSWTPADNR